The following proteins come from a genomic window of Achromobacter deleyi:
- a CDS encoding MOSC domain-containing protein has translation MSARILSLHIYPVKSCAGIDLAESPVDRAGLAHDRRWMLVSADGQFMTQRQWAAMALIRTALTADALRLSAPGMPDLEVPLDGSALQPGVETVGVWQDTLDARRESEAAAQWCSDFLKTPCRLYKVDAAAARPAKPEWVDKWTAGHPDLADVFGGDHFFGFADGFPLLVANQASLDDLNARLRAKGVAPVPMDRFRPNIVVQGEWEAFEEDHTAMITTGAVSMALVKPCTRCSIPDIDQRTAVQHDEPGRTLAGYRNLDIGVVFGQNAIVDAPAGARLKVGDGVEIELDF, from the coding sequence ATGTCCGCCCGCATCCTCAGCCTGCATATCTACCCGGTCAAATCCTGTGCCGGCATCGACCTGGCCGAATCGCCGGTGGACCGCGCCGGGCTGGCGCACGACCGCCGCTGGATGCTGGTGTCGGCCGACGGCCAGTTCATGACGCAGCGCCAATGGGCCGCCATGGCGCTGATCCGCACGGCGCTCACCGCCGACGCGCTGCGCCTGTCCGCGCCCGGCATGCCTGACCTGGAGGTGCCGCTGGACGGCTCGGCCCTGCAGCCGGGCGTGGAGACGGTCGGCGTCTGGCAGGATACGCTCGACGCGCGCCGCGAAAGCGAGGCCGCCGCGCAGTGGTGTTCCGATTTCCTCAAGACGCCTTGCCGCCTGTACAAGGTCGACGCCGCCGCGGCGCGGCCCGCCAAGCCCGAATGGGTGGACAAGTGGACCGCCGGCCATCCCGACCTGGCCGACGTGTTCGGGGGCGATCATTTCTTCGGTTTCGCCGACGGCTTTCCGCTGCTGGTGGCGAACCAGGCCTCGCTGGACGACCTGAACGCCCGCCTGCGGGCCAAGGGCGTGGCGCCGGTGCCGATGGACCGCTTCCGGCCCAATATCGTGGTGCAGGGAGAGTGGGAAGCCTTCGAGGAAGACCACACCGCGATGATCACGACCGGCGCGGTCAGCATGGCGTTGGTCAAGCCGTGCACGCGCTGCTCGATTCCCGACATCGACCAGCGCACCGCCGTGCAGCACGACGAGCCGGGCCGCACGCTGGCGGGCTACCGCAATCTGGATATCGGCGTGGTGTTCGGCCAGAACGCCATCGTCGACGCGCCGGCCGGCGCGCGCCTGAAAGTGGGCGACGGGGTCGAGATCGAACTCGATTTCTAG
- the sugE gene encoding quaternary ammonium compound efflux SMR transporter SugE codes for MTWIILVLAGLFEIVWAVGLKYTHGFTRLMPSLVTVGGMLISFWLLALAMKTLPLGTAYAVWVGIGTVGAFVAGIILFQESLSWLRIASVALIVLGLIGLKLTSA; via the coding sequence ATGACCTGGATCATCCTTGTACTGGCAGGCCTGTTCGAAATCGTCTGGGCCGTCGGCCTCAAATACACCCATGGCTTCACGCGCCTGATGCCGTCCCTGGTGACGGTGGGCGGCATGCTCATCAGCTTCTGGCTGCTGGCGCTGGCGATGAAGACACTGCCGCTGGGCACCGCTTACGCGGTGTGGGTCGGCATCGGCACCGTCGGCGCCTTCGTGGCCGGCATCATTCTGTTCCAGGAATCCCTCAGCTGGCTGCGTATCGCCAGCGTCGCGCTGATCGTGCTGGGCCTGATCGGCCTGAAGCTGACGTCGGCCTGA
- a CDS encoding CDP-6-deoxy-delta-3,4-glucoseen reductase, producing the protein MSFQVIIQPSKHQFPVEPGQTVLDGALAAGIVLPYSCRNGACSTCKGKVVSGEFDAGQYPAQILSPEELADGYTLFCQARPASDLVVESTEVRLASDIQIRKLPSRVQTMERAAPDVTVLKLQLPASEQFRYYAGQYIEVILKDGRRRSYSMAGAPHTGSPLELHIRHMPGGVFTDHVFGAGDTQMKEREILRLEGPFGSFFLREDSDKPVVLLASGTGFAPVKAIVEHMIHKNIRRPVSLYWGGRRPRDLYMDELAQSWARDLPDFRYVPVVSNALEEDGWNGRDGFVHEAVLQDIPDMSGHQVYACGAPPMVDAARREFSAQCGLPPEEFYADAFTSEADLAKAAT; encoded by the coding sequence ATGAGCTTCCAGGTCATCATTCAACCCAGCAAGCATCAATTCCCGGTCGAGCCCGGCCAGACCGTGCTCGACGGCGCCCTGGCCGCGGGCATCGTGCTGCCCTACAGCTGCCGCAACGGCGCCTGCTCCACCTGCAAGGGCAAAGTGGTGTCCGGGGAGTTCGACGCCGGCCAGTACCCCGCGCAGATCCTGTCGCCCGAGGAACTGGCCGACGGCTACACCCTGTTCTGTCAGGCCCGGCCCGCGTCCGACCTGGTGGTCGAGTCCACCGAAGTGCGCCTGGCCAGCGACATCCAGATCCGCAAGCTGCCTTCGCGCGTGCAGACCATGGAGCGCGCGGCGCCGGACGTGACCGTGCTCAAGCTGCAATTGCCCGCCTCGGAGCAATTCCGCTACTACGCCGGCCAGTACATCGAGGTCATCCTCAAGGACGGCCGCCGCCGCAGCTATTCGATGGCCGGCGCGCCGCACACCGGCAGCCCGCTGGAACTGCACATCCGCCACATGCCGGGCGGGGTCTTCACCGACCACGTGTTCGGCGCCGGCGACACCCAGATGAAAGAGCGCGAGATCCTGCGCCTGGAAGGCCCGTTCGGGTCGTTCTTCCTGCGTGAAGACAGCGACAAGCCGGTCGTCCTGCTGGCCAGCGGCACCGGCTTCGCGCCGGTCAAGGCCATCGTCGAGCACATGATCCACAAGAACATCCGCCGTCCGGTGTCGCTGTACTGGGGCGGCCGCCGCCCGCGCGACCTGTACATGGACGAACTGGCGCAGTCGTGGGCCCGCGACCTGCCGGACTTCCGCTACGTGCCGGTGGTGTCGAACGCGCTCGAGGAAGACGGCTGGAACGGCCGCGACGGCTTCGTCCACGAGGCCGTGCTGCAGGACATCCCCGACATGTCGGGCCACCAGGTCTACGCCTGCGGCGCGCCGCCCATGGTCGACGCCGCGCGGCGCGAATTCAGCGCCCAGTGCGGCCTGCCGCCGGAGGAGTTCTACGCCGACGCCTTCACCTCCGAGGCCGACCTGGCGAAGGCCGCGACCTGA
- the thpD gene encoding ectoine hydroxylase, producing MISPAQDPYASRTDRSSAIISRQDPVVYEEGKYANALSGEQVGSYERDGFLLLEDVFSEAEVRALSSEVERMTRDPSIVRREESITEPGSNAVRSIFMVHVLNPVLARLVRDPRLVNVARQILGSEVYIHQSRANMKPGFKGKEFYWHSDFETWHVEDGMPSMRALSCSVLLTENNDCNGPLMLVPGSHRQFISCVGETPNDHYKQSLKKQEYGVPDPVSLQLLVEQGGIRTMTAKAGSVVFFDCNTMHGSNSNISPWPRANVFMVYNSMENTLEPPKYGLTPRPEHIATRKAFKAVTPLDTLKLVGS from the coding sequence ATGATCTCACCTGCGCAGGATCCGTACGCCTCCCGTACGGATCGAAGTTCCGCCATCATTTCCCGCCAGGACCCGGTGGTCTACGAAGAAGGCAAATACGCCAACGCCCTGAGCGGCGAGCAGGTCGGCAGCTACGAGCGCGACGGCTTCCTCCTGCTGGAGGACGTGTTCTCGGAGGCCGAAGTGCGGGCGCTGTCGTCCGAGGTCGAGCGCATGACGCGCGACCCGTCGATCGTGCGCCGCGAGGAATCGATCACCGAGCCCGGCAGCAATGCCGTGCGCTCCATTTTCATGGTGCACGTGCTGAACCCCGTGCTGGCGCGCCTGGTGCGCGATCCGCGGCTGGTCAACGTGGCGCGCCAGATCCTGGGGTCCGAGGTCTACATCCACCAGTCCCGCGCCAACATGAAGCCCGGCTTCAAGGGCAAGGAGTTCTACTGGCACTCGGATTTCGAGACCTGGCACGTGGAAGACGGCATGCCGTCGATGCGCGCGCTGAGTTGCTCGGTGCTGCTGACCGAGAACAATGACTGCAACGGCCCGCTGATGCTGGTGCCGGGTTCGCACCGGCAGTTCATCTCGTGCGTCGGCGAAACGCCCAACGACCACTACAAGCAATCGCTCAAGAAGCAGGAGTACGGCGTGCCGGATCCGGTCAGCCTGCAACTGCTGGTGGAGCAGGGCGGCATCCGCACGATGACGGCCAAGGCCGGTTCGGTGGTGTTCTTCGACTGCAACACCATGCACGGCTCGAACAGCAACATCTCGCCGTGGCCGCGCGCCAACGTGTTCATGGTCTACAACAGCATGGAAAACACGCTGGAGCCGCCCAAGTACGGCCTGACCCCGCGTCCCGAGCACATCGCCACGCGCAAGGCGTTCAAGGCGGTGACGCCGCTGGATACGCTCAAGCTGGTCGGCAGCTGA
- the panD gene encoding aspartate 1-decarboxylase: protein MQRIMLRAKLHRVTVTEADLHYEGSCGIDEDLLDAAGMREFERIELYNINNGERFDTYIIKAARGSGIISLNGAAARRAQVGDLMIICTYGPMSEEQSATHKPQVVLVDDANRVKEIRKFPA from the coding sequence ATGCAACGCATCATGCTGCGGGCAAAGCTGCACCGCGTCACGGTCACCGAAGCCGACCTCCACTACGAGGGTTCTTGCGGCATCGACGAAGACCTGCTGGACGCTGCCGGCATGCGCGAGTTCGAACGCATCGAGCTCTACAACATCAACAATGGCGAACGCTTCGATACCTACATCATCAAGGCGGCCCGCGGCAGCGGCATCATCTCGCTCAATGGCGCGGCCGCGCGCCGGGCGCAGGTCGGCGACCTGATGATCATCTGCACCTACGGTCCGATGTCGGAAGAGCAATCCGCCACCCACAAGCCGCAGGTCGTGCTGGTGGACGACGCCAACCGCGTCAAGGAAATCCGCAAGTTCCCGGCCTGA
- a CDS encoding ectoine synthase, with translation MIVRNVKDVIGTADEVRTDTWVSRRVLLKKDGMGFSFHETTIFPGGRTHIHYKNHLEAVWCIEGDGSIETIADGKKYELGPGVVYALNEHDEHWLCGGKEPLRVICVFNPPLTGQEVHDKEGVYALPEAQAQAA, from the coding sequence ATGATCGTACGCAATGTCAAAGATGTGATCGGCACCGCCGACGAAGTCCGCACCGATACCTGGGTCAGCCGCCGCGTGCTGCTCAAGAAGGACGGCATGGGCTTTTCCTTCCACGAGACCACCATCTTCCCGGGCGGCCGCACCCACATCCACTACAAGAATCACCTGGAAGCGGTGTGGTGCATCGAGGGCGACGGCTCCATCGAGACGATCGCCGACGGCAAGAAGTACGAACTGGGCCCGGGCGTGGTCTACGCCCTGAACGAGCATGACGAGCACTGGCTGTGCGGCGGCAAGGAGCCGCTGCGCGTCATCTGCGTCTTCAACCCGCCGCTGACCGGCCAGGAAGTGCATGACAAAGAGGGCGTCTACGCCTTGCCTGAAGCCCAAGCCCAAGCGGCCTGA
- a CDS encoding extracellular solute-binding protein yields MKKLQLAGIARAMFASRRTWVFGAAMAVAGAVHAAPVEIQVWHTLPDANKAEFEKLAKQYNKEQDQVKVTLRAFASQAQLQQEATAAVKAKKAPNLVQLNDNHSPEVVAEHKAILPMYELLAKYPIKDLNWFVPATSSFIRDGKGRLLAFPWMAEVPVMFYNTAAYKKAGLDPNKPARTWTGLQAELLKLRDVADLDCPYASSDQVSVHLENLAPVNNQQYTSNNNGLDAVTKKSAAPAMQFDTLYMRHISLMVSWKRSLLFMAHTADNSADKLFAKGECAVLTGNSGSFGQFLNTKSLAFGVAPLPYYDQATQTGGQPFVSGSALWALDGRPKDEEKATAQFLAWLSKPVIAAEWHQRTGYLPLTEAAFRASDVSFYKSIPGAQAVVASMSARPVANSRGFRMANYDRIEPIFNQQLNDALEGKTPPVSALNNAANQARAIATQR; encoded by the coding sequence ATGAAGAAATTGCAATTGGCGGGCATTGCCCGCGCGATGTTCGCCAGCCGGCGCACATGGGTCTTTGGCGCCGCCATGGCGGTCGCGGGCGCGGTCCATGCCGCTCCCGTCGAAATCCAGGTCTGGCACACGCTGCCGGACGCCAACAAGGCCGAATTCGAGAAGCTGGCCAAGCAGTACAACAAGGAGCAGGACCAGGTCAAAGTGACCCTGCGCGCCTTCGCCTCGCAGGCCCAACTGCAGCAGGAAGCCACCGCCGCGGTCAAGGCCAAGAAGGCCCCCAACCTGGTGCAACTGAACGACAACCATTCGCCGGAAGTCGTGGCCGAACACAAGGCCATCCTGCCGATGTACGAATTGCTGGCCAAGTATCCGATCAAGGACCTGAACTGGTTCGTGCCGGCCACCAGCAGCTTCATCCGCGACGGCAAGGGCCGCTTGCTGGCCTTCCCGTGGATGGCCGAAGTGCCGGTGATGTTCTACAACACCGCCGCCTACAAGAAGGCCGGCCTCGATCCCAACAAGCCCGCCCGCACCTGGACCGGCCTGCAGGCCGAGCTGCTCAAGCTGCGCGACGTGGCCGACCTCGACTGTCCCTATGCCTCCAGCGACCAGGTCTCGGTCCACCTGGAAAACCTGGCGCCGGTGAACAACCAGCAGTACACCAGCAACAACAACGGCCTGGACGCGGTTACCAAGAAGAGCGCGGCGCCGGCGATGCAGTTCGACACGCTCTACATGCGCCACATCTCGCTGATGGTCAGCTGGAAGCGTTCGCTGCTGTTCATGGCGCACACCGCCGACAACAGCGCCGACAAGCTGTTCGCCAAGGGCGAGTGCGCGGTGCTGACCGGCAACTCGGGCTCGTTCGGCCAGTTCCTGAACACCAAGTCGCTGGCGTTCGGCGTGGCGCCGCTGCCTTACTACGACCAGGCCACCCAGACCGGCGGCCAGCCGTTCGTGAGCGGCTCGGCCCTGTGGGCGCTGGATGGCCGTCCGAAGGACGAGGAAAAGGCCACGGCGCAGTTCCTGGCCTGGCTGTCCAAGCCCGTCATCGCGGCGGAATGGCACCAGCGCACCGGCTACCTGCCGCTGACCGAAGCCGCGTTCCGCGCCTCGGACGTGTCGTTCTACAAGAGCATCCCCGGCGCCCAGGCCGTGGTGGCCTCGATGAGCGCCCGCCCGGTCGCCAACAGCCGCGGCTTCCGCATGGCCAACTACGACCGCATCGAGCCCATCTTCAACCAGCAGCTCAACGACGCGCTGGAAGGCAAGACGCCGCCGGTGTCGGCCCTGAACAACGCCGCCAACCAGGCCCGCGCCATCGCTACGCAGCGTTGA
- a CDS encoding TrbG/VirB9 family P-type conjugative transfer protein: protein MVRRFFLAAGLASLAGCAAWPAGRPASGASWRAAGAASRPYDFGWRLSGDPAVAPLQVFDDGRETWLQFAPDQAVPAIFGVDSAGERVLPYARRDPYVVLAGRWDGLVFRGGRLSARARRAHPRAAAPPAGRPRRCKAPTTLYNQRFA, encoded by the coding sequence ATGGTACGAAGATTCTTCCTGGCGGCGGGGCTGGCGAGCCTGGCCGGATGCGCGGCGTGGCCGGCCGGGCGGCCGGCGAGCGGCGCGTCCTGGCGGGCGGCCGGGGCCGCGTCGCGGCCGTACGATTTCGGTTGGCGGCTGTCCGGCGATCCGGCGGTGGCGCCGTTGCAGGTGTTCGACGACGGCCGCGAAACCTGGCTGCAATTCGCGCCGGACCAGGCGGTGCCGGCCATTTTCGGCGTCGATTCCGCCGGCGAGCGGGTCCTGCCTTACGCGCGTCGCGATCCCTACGTGGTGCTGGCCGGCCGCTGGGACGGCCTGGTGTTCCGGGGCGGCCGGCTGTCGGCGCGGGCGCGCCGGGCCCATCCGAGGGCGGCCGCGCCGCCTGCGGGTCGGCCCCGACGATGCAAGGCGCCGACAACCCTCTATAATCAAAGATTCGCCTAA
- a CDS encoding D-amino acid dehydrogenase — protein sequence MKVAVLGSGIIGISSAWWLSQAGHDVVVIDRCTGPAQETSLANGAQISVSYAEPWANPQAPLKLLKWMFQDNAPLLFRPQLDWRQWMWGLAFLRECLPGRLAPNIRAMVRMAEYSRATLRGMRAELGIEYDHLERGILNFYRDQHEFENSQRAAGLMRDFGVERRVVSTDEVIAIEPALAPHRNTIVGGDYTPEDESGDVHLFTVALAERCARAGVEFRYSTRVTRLITQAGAVNGVELIEPDGRYGTLAADAYVVAMGSFSPSLLRPLGIPCNVYPAKGYSATFPVLNPGGAPTVSLTDSSHKVVFSRLGDRLRMAGTAELSGYSRGLNTGRCEAMTRLARELFPDALDFERVSYWSGLRPSTPSNVPIIGRSHIPNLYINTGHGTLGWTMGVGSGRALADLLSGRRPEPEFPFLGL from the coding sequence ATGAAAGTAGCGGTATTGGGTAGCGGCATCATCGGAATCTCCAGCGCCTGGTGGCTCAGCCAGGCGGGCCATGACGTCGTGGTCATCGACCGCTGCACCGGACCCGCCCAGGAAACCAGCCTGGCCAACGGCGCGCAGATCTCCGTTTCCTACGCCGAGCCGTGGGCCAACCCGCAGGCGCCCCTGAAACTGCTCAAGTGGATGTTCCAGGACAACGCGCCGCTGCTGTTCCGCCCGCAGCTGGACTGGCGCCAGTGGATGTGGGGCCTGGCCTTCCTGCGCGAATGCCTGCCGGGCCGCCTGGCGCCGAACATCCGCGCCATGGTCCGCATGGCCGAATACAGCCGCGCCACGCTGCGCGGCATGCGCGCCGAACTCGGCATCGAATACGACCATCTCGAGCGCGGCATCCTGAATTTCTACCGTGACCAGCACGAATTCGAGAACTCGCAGCGCGCCGCCGGCCTGATGCGCGATTTCGGCGTCGAGCGCCGCGTCGTCTCGACGGACGAGGTCATCGCCATCGAGCCGGCCCTGGCGCCGCATCGCAACACCATCGTCGGCGGCGACTACACCCCCGAGGACGAAAGCGGCGACGTGCACCTGTTCACGGTCGCGCTGGCCGAACGCTGCGCGCGCGCCGGCGTCGAATTCCGCTACAGCACCCGCGTCACCCGGCTCATCACCCAGGCCGGCGCGGTCAATGGCGTCGAACTGATCGAGCCCGATGGCCGCTACGGCACCCTGGCGGCCGACGCCTACGTGGTGGCCATGGGCAGTTTCAGCCCGTCGCTGCTGCGTCCGCTCGGCATCCCGTGCAACGTCTACCCGGCCAAGGGCTATTCGGCCACCTTCCCGGTGCTGAACCCCGGCGGCGCGCCCACGGTCAGCCTGACGGACAGCAGCCACAAGGTGGTGTTCTCGCGCCTGGGCGACCGCCTGCGCATGGCCGGCACGGCCGAGCTGTCCGGCTATTCGCGCGGCCTGAATACCGGCCGCTGCGAAGCCATGACACGGCTGGCCCGCGAACTCTTTCCCGATGCGCTCGACTTCGAGCGCGTCAGCTATTGGTCGGGCCTGCGCCCGTCCACTCCCTCGAACGTGCCCATCATCGGCCGCAGCCACATTCCCAATTTGTATATCAATACCGGACACGGTACTCTCGGCTGGACGATGGGCGTCGGCTCGGGCCGGGCGCTGGCCGACCTGCTGAGCGGACGTCGTCCAGAACCGGAATTCCCTTTTCTTGGTCTATGA
- the alaS gene encoding alanine--tRNA ligase, translated as MKSSEIRQQFLQFFKSKGHTIVPSSSLVPGNDPTLLFTNSGMVQFKDVFTGKESRSYTRATSSQRSVRAGGKHNDLENVGYTARHHTFFEMLGNFSFGDYFKRDAIQYAWELLTQVYKLPADKLWVTVYQEDDEAYDIWAKEVGVPAERIIRIGDNKGARYASDNFWQMADTGPCGPCSEIFYDHGPEIWGGPPGSPEEDGDRYIEIWNLVFMQFERDAAGNMPRLPRPCVDTGMGLERIAAVLQHVHSNYEIDLFQHLIAAAARETGIKDLENNSLKVIADHIRACSFLIVDGVIPSNEGRGYVLRRIVRRALRHGYKLGQTKPFFHRLVPDLVAEMGEAYPELAATAERVAQVLKQEEERFGETLEHGMRILDGALANVPKGGQLDGTTLFTLYDTYGFPVDLTADICREREVDVDMAGFEVAMERQRDQARAAGKFKMAEGLSYEGAETRFEGYEKLELDNVKVTALYVDGTQVQQVQAGQSAVVVLDATPFYAESGGQVGDTGLLEAAGVRFAVGDTLKIQSGVFGHHGTLEEGKLAVGDTLLARVDAVRRARTVRNHSATHLMHKALRQVLGAHVQQRGSLVDPDKTRFDFAQDAPLTAEQIARVEAIVNAEILANQPTVAQVMAYDDAVKGGAMALFGEKYGDTVRVLDIGFSRELCGGTHVGRTGDIGLFKIVSEGGVAAGVRRIEAITGDNALAWVQNQSALLAQVAGMLRSTPADLPTRISQVQDQVKQLEKDLEQSRSKLAASAGNDLASSAAVEVKGIKLLAASIGDVDPKALRGMVDNLKDRLKPAVVLLATGSADGKISVVGGVTADLTNRIKAGDLVGFVASQVGGKGGGRPDMAMGGGTDLAALPAAIASVQKWVDERL; from the coding sequence ATGAAATCCTCCGAGATTCGCCAGCAGTTCCTGCAATTCTTCAAGTCCAAGGGACACACCATCGTCCCTTCGTCGTCGCTCGTGCCGGGCAACGATCCGACCCTGCTTTTCACCAATTCGGGCATGGTCCAGTTCAAGGACGTCTTCACGGGCAAGGAATCGCGGTCGTACACGCGTGCCACGTCGTCTCAGCGCAGCGTGCGCGCCGGCGGCAAGCACAACGACCTGGAGAACGTGGGCTACACCGCCCGCCACCATACGTTCTTCGAAATGCTGGGCAATTTCAGCTTCGGCGACTACTTCAAGCGCGACGCCATCCAGTACGCCTGGGAACTGCTGACGCAGGTCTACAAGCTGCCCGCCGACAAGCTCTGGGTCACCGTCTACCAGGAAGACGACGAGGCCTATGACATCTGGGCCAAGGAAGTCGGCGTGCCGGCCGAGCGCATCATCCGCATCGGCGACAACAAGGGCGCCCGCTACGCGTCGGACAACTTCTGGCAGATGGCCGACACCGGCCCCTGCGGTCCGTGCTCGGAAATCTTCTACGACCACGGTCCCGAGATCTGGGGCGGCCCCCCGGGATCGCCCGAGGAAGACGGCGACCGCTACATCGAGATCTGGAACCTGGTGTTCATGCAGTTCGAGCGTGACGCCGCCGGCAACATGCCGCGCCTGCCGCGCCCCTGTGTCGATACCGGCATGGGCCTGGAGCGCATCGCGGCCGTGCTGCAGCACGTCCACTCCAACTACGAGATCGACCTGTTCCAGCACCTGATCGCCGCCGCCGCGCGCGAGACCGGCATCAAGGACCTGGAAAACAATTCGCTCAAGGTCATCGCCGACCACATCCGCGCCTGCTCGTTCCTGATCGTCGACGGCGTCATTCCCAGCAACGAAGGCCGCGGCTACGTGCTGCGCCGCATCGTCCGCCGCGCGCTGCGCCACGGCTACAAGCTGGGCCAGACCAAGCCGTTCTTCCACCGCCTGGTGCCCGACCTGGTCGCCGAGATGGGCGAAGCCTATCCCGAGCTGGCCGCCACCGCCGAGCGCGTGGCGCAGGTGCTCAAGCAGGAAGAAGAACGCTTCGGCGAAACGCTCGAACACGGCATGCGCATCCTCGACGGCGCGCTGGCCAATGTGCCCAAGGGCGGCCAGCTGGACGGCACCACGCTGTTCACGCTGTACGACACCTATGGTTTCCCGGTCGACCTGACCGCCGACATCTGCCGCGAGCGCGAGGTCGACGTCGACATGGCCGGCTTCGAAGTCGCCATGGAGCGCCAGCGCGACCAGGCGCGCGCCGCCGGCAAGTTCAAGATGGCCGAGGGCCTGAGCTACGAAGGCGCGGAAACGCGTTTCGAAGGCTACGAAAAGCTCGAGCTCGACAACGTCAAGGTCACGGCCTTGTACGTCGACGGCACCCAGGTGCAGCAGGTCCAGGCCGGCCAGAGCGCCGTGGTGGTGCTGGACGCCACCCCGTTCTACGCCGAGTCCGGCGGCCAGGTCGGTGACACCGGCCTGCTCGAAGCCGCCGGCGTGCGCTTCGCCGTGGGCGATACGCTCAAGATCCAGTCCGGCGTGTTCGGCCATCACGGCACGCTCGAAGAGGGCAAGCTGGCCGTGGGCGACACGCTGCTGGCGCGCGTGGACGCGGTGCGCCGCGCCCGCACCGTGCGCAACCACTCGGCCACCCACCTGATGCACAAGGCCCTGCGCCAGGTGCTGGGCGCGCACGTGCAACAGCGCGGCTCGCTGGTCGACCCCGACAAGACCCGTTTCGACTTCGCGCAGGACGCGCCCCTGACCGCCGAGCAGATCGCGCGCGTCGAGGCCATCGTCAACGCCGAAATCCTCGCCAACCAGCCCACCGTGGCCCAGGTCATGGCCTACGACGACGCCGTCAAGGGTGGCGCCATGGCGCTGTTCGGCGAAAAGTACGGCGACACCGTGCGCGTGCTCGATATCGGTTTCTCGCGCGAACTGTGCGGCGGCACCCACGTCGGCCGCACCGGCGACATCGGCCTGTTCAAGATCGTGTCCGAAGGCGGCGTGGCCGCCGGCGTGCGCCGTATCGAGGCCATCACGGGCGACAACGCCCTGGCCTGGGTGCAGAACCAGAGCGCCCTGCTGGCCCAGGTGGCCGGCATGCTGCGCAGCACGCCCGCCGACCTGCCGACCCGCATCTCGCAGGTGCAGGACCAGGTCAAGCAGCTCGAGAAAGACCTGGAGCAATCGCGCAGCAAGCTCGCCGCCAGCGCCGGCAACGACCTGGCCAGCTCCGCGGCCGTCGAGGTCAAGGGCATCAAGCTGCTGGCCGCCAGCATCGGCGACGTCGATCCCAAGGCCCTGCGCGGCATGGTCGACAACCTGAAGGACCGCCTCAAGCCCGCCGTGGTGCTGCTGGCCACCGGCTCCGCCGATGGCAAGATCAGCGTCGTCGGCGGCGTCACGGCCGACCTGACCAACCGCATCAAGGCCGGCGACCTGGTGGGCTTCGTCGCCAGCCAGGTGGGCGGCAAGGGCGGCGGCCGTCCGGACATGGCCATGGGTGGCGGCACCGATCTGGCGGCATTGCCCGCCGCGATCGCCAGCGTGCAGAAGTGGGTCGATGAGCGCCTCTGA